The Desulfurobacteriaceae bacterium genomic sequence TAAAGTCTATTCCAAACTTTGCTCCTTTAATAAATGCGCCGTAAATCCAAGAACCGAGAATTAAAGCTAAAGAAAGTAGGTATGCTATGTGTCTTTTTCCTACAAAGTTAATCTTTCTTTCCATTTAATTTCTCCTACACACTAAATAGTTTTGGTTTCTTCTTAACAACAATATCAAGGAGAACTTTGGTAACAAAAACGGCGGTAAACATACTAGAGAGAATTCCTAAGGAAAGGATTACAGCAAAACCTTTTATTGGTCCTGTTCCGAACTGGAACAAAACTGCAGCAGCTATTAAGGTTGTTATGTTTGCGTCAACAATGGTTCCCCACGCTTTTGAAAAACCTGCTTCTACCGATGAGAAGATGTTTCTACCCTTTCTTAACTCTTCTCTAATCCTTTCAAAGATTATGACGTTTGCGTCAACAGCCATACCAATAGTAAGGATAAAACCTGCTATTCCAGGCAAAGTTAAAGTGGCATTAAGTAGGCAAAGCATGGACCATAAAATTGCCACATTCATTAAGAGGGCAAGGTCGGCAATAACGCCAGACAACTTGTAGTAAACAATCATAAAAAGCATAACCAAAATAAGACCAGCTATTCCTGCCTTTAGTCCTTTCTCTATAGACTCTTTTCCGAGTGATGGTCCAACAGTAGTTTCTTCAATTATTGTTACAGGTGCAGGAAGAGCACCAGCTCTTAAAACTATCGAGAGATCTTTAGCCTCTTGATAAGAAAACTGACCTGTAATCTGTCCTCTTGCTCCAATTGAAGAGCGGATAACTGGTGCAGATTGAACTTTATCGTCAAGAACTATTGCAAGTCTTGTTCCCACGTGTTTTGATGTGTATTCTTTAAAAATTCTTGCTCCTTCGGAATTAAGTTCAAAACTTACAGCTGGCATTCCGTATTCGTCCATGCTTGGATAGGCGTCTTTTAGATAAGCCCCTGTAAGAATTGGTTCCCTTTTAACAATAAAGAAACGATAACCAACTACTTTTCCAGATTTGTCCTTTATTTCTTGGAGAAGGACTTCTTCATCATCTGGTAGTTTTGCTCCACTTTCTTTAATGATTTCCCTTAATGTTTCAGGAGAAAGCTTTGAGATCTTTTTTGGCAGGAACTAGTCCTCCAAACTTAGTTATCACTTCACTTAAAGAGTCTGCTACATCAACCACCTCTTTAAACTCTAACCTTGCAACCTTTCCGATTACTTTCTTTGCCCTTTCTGGATCTTTTATTCCAGGAAGTTCAACAATTATTCTATCTTTACCATTTCTTACTATTACAGGCTCTGCTACTCCAAGCTGGTCAACCCTATTTCTTATCGTTTCAAGGGCTTGTTCGCAAAGTCTATCTATCTCTCCTGAAATAAAAGACGACTTTAAGGAAAGAACAATTTTTTCACCATTAGCTTTTAAATCGAACATTCGTTGATAGTATTCCTCTATCAAAGAACGGACTTTAGCAATGTCGTTTTTGTCAAGAAGAGTGATCTCTATCTTTTTACCTTTCCTTTGGACTTCTATGAAAGGTATACTTTCTTTTTGAAGAATGTTCTTTATCTCTCTCAAGGCAGTAGATACTTCGTTTTCTAATGCCTTCTCAGCGTCTACTTGAAGAACTAGGTGAGTTCCTCCCTGTAAATCAAGCCCGAGAGTAATAGGTTTAGTAAGAATTGTATAAACGGAACCTATAAGGGCAAGCAGGACAATCGCTATTCTTAATTTCAGACTTTTCATTCTCTGCTCCTAAAGATTTGTATCGTTTATCTTTAGCCTAAAGTGAAAACCAAGTTTTTCTGTTGCTTTCCTACACATTTCCATGCGAGGTTGGAAAATACTAAAGTAGTCAAGAACATTGGAAATATCAGTATCTATCTTTAAAACAAGACGTATTATACGATTTTCTTTTTCTATTTCTAAGTCGCTATAAAGGACTGCGTAATTTACCCTGTCGTGGATATCTTCATAAATGGTCTTTTCATCTCTCACACGACTTCTATGAACGTGGGATTTATCAGCTATAACAACCGCAGCTGCGACTTCGGTAACTGGCATTTCCGTTTCTGCTTCATGATTTCCTATTGCATACATTATTTCAGTTAGGTCATCATCTAAAAACCCCTTTCCTTTTAAAAGGGTGTAGGCAAGGAAAGCTCCATTTTGCGCATGGTCATGACGGGAAATAACGTTTCCTATATCGTGAAGAAGCCCTGCTATTCCTGCAAGTTCTGCTTTTCTTTTATCCCCCA encodes the following:
- the secD gene encoding protein translocase subunit SecD; protein product: MPKKISKLSPETLREIIKESGAKLPDDEEVLLQEIKDKSGKVVGYRFFIVKREPILTGAYLKDAYPSMDEYGMPAVSFELNSEGARIFKEYTSKHVGTRLAIVLDDKVQSAPVIRSSIGARGQITGQFSYQEAKDLSIVLRAGALPAPVTIIEETTVGPSLGKESIEKGLKAGIAGLILVMLFMIVYYKLSGVIADLALLMNVAILWSMLCLLNATLTLPGIAGFILTIGMAVDANVIIFERIREELRKGRNIFSSVEAGFSKAWGTIVDANITTLIAAAVLFQFGTGPIKGFAVILSLGILSSMFTAVFVTKVLLDIVVKKKPKLFSV
- a CDS encoding HD domain-containing protein, encoding MGYTDHGIRHAVWVAEKARFVLLEIMGDKRKAELAGIAGLLHDIGNVISRHDHAQNGAFLAYTLLKGKGFLDDDLTEIMYAIGNHEAETEMPVTEVAAAVVIADKSHVHRSRVRDEKTIYEDIHDRVNYAVLYSDLEIEKENRIIRLVLKIDTDISNVLDYFSIFQPRMEMCRKATEKLGFHFRLKINDTNL